The Candidatus Nanosynbacter featherlites region ATTCATTGAATTATATTCACTAAGTCAGCGAACAGCTGAAGGAGCATACTCATATGGCAAGTAAACTATGGCAATCAACCGCAACTGGCTCACTTCATCCATTAGTCGAGACATACACCGTTGGTGACGATCAGGTATTGGACCAGCACTTACTCGGTCACGACATTACCGCGACCAAAGCGCATGCTCACATGCTAGAAAAAATTGGCGTGCTGACCAGCGACGAATATCAACAATTGGCAGCCGCCTTGGACGAGCTGCTGAACGAGTGGAAAACTGGTGCCTTCACGCTCACCAGCGAGCACGAAGATGGCCACACCGCTATTGAGCTATATCTGACAGAAAAACTCGGACCAATTGGCAAAAAGGTTCATACTGGTCGAAGCCGCAATGACCAAGCCTTGGTGATGATGCGACTATTTATCAAAACGGAGCTTGAGGCAGTAGCCAAAAAGCTGGAAGCAGTCGCTCAGGCCTATGCTGGCAAAATTGCCGTCATTGGCCAGACCGAGATGCCTGGCTACACCCACACCCAAAAAGCCATGCCAACCACGGTCAGTATGTGGCTTGGCTCATATCACGATGCGTTTCATGACCTCCAGCAATTGGTGGCACACAGCATCACCGCCATCGATCAAAACCCGCTGGGTAGCGCTGCTGGCTTTGGCGTTACTCTGCCACTTGACCGCCAGATGACGACCAGTGAGTTAGGCTTCGCTAAAGTACAGGAAAATCCCATGTACTGCGGCTTGTCGCGCGGCGTGTTTGAGCTGATTGCCGTGCAAGCACTCAACCCAATCATGGTCTTTGCTGGCAAATTTGCCGAAGACATGTTGCTGTTTACCTCTCAGGAGTTTAACTATTTCAAGCTGCCTGTTACCATGACCACTGGATCGTCCATCATGCCGCACAAACGTAACTACGACGTCTTTGAGATCATGCGCGCCACCGCCCACGCTTATCCAAACTACGCTTTGCAACTCCAAGCTATTTCGACAGGTGCCGGCAGTGGCTATCACCGCGACTTGCAGTTGACCAAAAAGATCACCATGGATGCCTTCACGTCGGCACTCGACACTCTGGAAGTTCTGACACTCTGTGTCAGTGAACTGGAGGCTAACACTGACCGATTGGCTGAGGCGATGACCGATGAACTTTACACCGTCGCCAAGATTAACGAATTGGTGGAAAAAGGCGTGCCATTCCGCGACGCCTACCAGCAGGTCAAACAATCATTTCTGGGTGAATAATTACAGATTTTTTACTGATTATCTGCTAAAGATTTGACAAACACAAGCTTTTTGTGCTATAATCAAAAGATACGTGAATTAAAACATAAAAAGGCAGAAAATGACAGACAAAAAAGATCTGGTGTGTATACCACGCGAAATTGAACTCCAAGCTGCGATGTTCCGTTTGGGTAATATTAATGAGGAAATTCAAAAAGGTTATGATATCCTCAAAAAATATCATAAGACAGTAACCTTTTTCGGTTCGGCACGCACCTGCCCAGACAGCCCATATTACCAAGCTGCCAAAGAAGCGTCTGAGCGTTTGGCAAGCTTGGGCTATGCGGTTGTCTCTGGTGGTGGCCATGGTATCATGGGTGCCGCCAACGAAGGAGCCAACAAAGCGGTGCAAAAAGGTGCGCGCGCTGCTGGTGGTGAATCAATCGCCTTTAACATCAAGCTACCACACGAACAAGATTTGAATGAGTATGCAACCGAGTCGTTTGAGTTCCAACATTTTGCTCCCCGCAAAATTGTCATGACCATGTACGCTGACGCCTACATTTATTTCCCTGGTGGTTTTGGCACCTTGGACGAATTGGCGGAGATATTGACCTTGATCCAGACACAGAAAACTAACCGCGTGCCAGTCATCTTGTTTGACACGGCGTTCTGGAGCGATTTGGATGCTTTCTTCCGCGACCACATGTTAGCCGAATCAGCAATCGTCAAAGAAGACCTTGATATTTACACCATCACTGACAGTGTCGACGAAATCATCGACATCGTTACCGCCAACAAAACCTATTGCGACCACTAATCCAAGATGTCATCAACCCGCCGACAGATACCGCCATCACAAATGATGCGACTAACGGCTGGGTTGTGCGTCTGCGGATGATCCCGAAAACGACGGTAAATCTCCTGCCCCAGGGCAACTTTACCGTGTTTGGTGGTATTCCTACCAAGTGACAACTGATGGTGATAGTTTTCAACAATGTCCACAGGATGAAAAGAAATAATGTACCCGTCTATGTCTGCCAGTACCCAGTCGCTAGCTTTGAAGCAGGCTCGCTTGTCGATTTCTGGAGCCACCGCCATCAGCGCCTGGTAGACTTCATTTGCTGTCGTATCACGCGGATCCAGCCCCAAAGCACGCAGCACACTATGTGTTCGCGCCAAAACATCCGACATCAACCGAATGTCGCTATCGTCACGTGTCATTCGATTTAGCTCCTGCAAGGCAATTTGTATGTTCGCGCCTTCTCCTAATAGTCGAGCCAAGTGTTGTGCCATGATTATATACTCCTTTCCTGTAGCGGCATCTCGTGTAGACTAGTGCCTTTATATAAAATTCCCGCCTTAGCACTAATTTTCGCAACGACGGCGCTGGAGTTTGCGCTGCCAAAAATAACCGACTCTCGCAAACTGCCGCCCTCTGCCCATCTACTCAAAAATCCTGAGGCAAATGCATCACCAGCTCCTGTTCTGTCGATGGCCGGGACGTCTTCATACATGCCAGCACGGACAATCGTCTTGCCATCGCTCGCCATGGAGCCGTTAGCACCATCTGTGACCAGCAGTGTCGGTACCAAATACAGCCCGTGGCGAATCAAACTCTCCAAATCACTTCCTTCAACAAGCTGCTGCATTTCCTCTTTATTGACAGTCAAAATATCTACATCTTGCAGCAAGCCAAGCAACAATTCGCGCTGCGCCAACTCTTTTTTGCCAGGATTAAAACAAATTTTGATGCCGCGTTCGCGCGCTTGAGTAAACAGTTTACTGAGCGTTTGCATTTGTCCCGCTAGGTTGGAAACATACAGCCAATCCGCCTGAACATTTTCCAGAGAAAAATCGCTTGGATGATAGTGTGTGGAGGCACCACGATAGGTCAAAATAGTCCGCTCGCCATTTGGCGCTAGGAGCATGACTGAATATCCCGTGTTGTATTTGTCAGAGAATTTCACTAGCTGCGTGCCAACACTTTCACTGTCTAGCGCGTCCAACACTGCCTGGCCTGCTGGATCGCGCCCAACAACCCCCATGAACTGCGTTTGATGACCCTGACGAGCAAAGGTGACGGCCGCATTAGTAGCGCCGCCGCCGGTAGAAAAATGAATCTGATTGACATCAATTTTTGAACCCAGCTCCAGACGCTGAAAACAACGTTCTGGGCTTTCACAAACTGGTGCCAAAGCTGGCGAATGGCTCAGGAATACGTCTTGAACGGCAGCACCAATGGTAATGATTTTGGCCATTAGATCACCGCCCTTCCGCTTGAACCAAATGCCATGATTTTTTCTTCGACGACTTTCTGGACTGCCAAATACACCTCAGGCATCAGCTTAACGATGGCATATTCATTCGGATTTTCACGCAAAGTTTTTTCCAGTGTGGTGCGGAAAGCGTAGCGCATGTCGGAGTTGATGTTTATTTTGGAAACGCCAATTTTTGCCGCATCTTCAAAGTAGTGCAGCGGTGTGCCCGACCCGCCGTGGAGCGAAATCTGGCAGTGCAGCGCCTCGCGGATACGTGCCAATAATTCCAAATCCAGCACTTTCGGCACTGGATATTTACCGTGCAAGTTGCCGACTGCCGCTGCAAAAGTATCAACCCCCGTCGCCTCGACAAACGCCCGCGCGCCGTCTGGTGTGGAAAAAGTCTTCTTGATCTCTTCATAATCAATGGCTTCGGTATGAACGTTGGAGCTGCCGCCAAAATAGTGTGGCTCAGACTCAACCAGTGCGCCGGTAAATTTGGCATACTCCACAACCTCGCGAGTTTTGGCGATGATTTCCTCATCAGAAGCGTCGTGATTTGCCTGAGAAATGTCAATGTGCACAAACTCGTAGCCCGCATCAATGGCTCGTTTACAGCCCTCGACCGTCGGTCCGTGATCTAGATTTAAGTACATCTCAATGCCGTATTCAGCCTTGTAGTTATCCACCAGATCGCGCACATTCTCCAGTCCCATGGCCTTCACCTCGGCGTCTGACACTTCCACCAACACTGGTGACTGGAGTTTCTGTGCTGCCCGTGCCACGGCAATTAGCGTTTCTTGATTGTCAATGTTAAACGCCCCGACCGCAAAATGTTGCGCCCGTGTCCGCTGCATTAAATGACGCGCCCGCGTCGTGTTTTGTCGAATCTCTGAAATTGATAGTCCCATACTGCCCCCTAAAATACTTATGCTAATTATATCAGGTACCGCGTACTGTGCCAAGGGATTTTGGGCATTTCCAAAGTAGTGTCGCTTGATTTTAAGTGAACTATGTGGTATATTATATCTTATCTTCTGCTCGAAGTTCGTCTAAGGGTAGAAGTCGCCCTTTAGCTTCGAGCACATTCTCTCTGAAAGGAGGGGAAATGTCGTGGAAAACAGCCTTCTTGCTGGGAGGCATCACAGGAGTCATTGTCTATGTAGCGTGCTATTTTATTGCACACTATATGGGTCAGCCACCGCTACCGCTATATATAGCGGTAGCGGTGGGGCTTATTTCTGCCATATGGCAGAAATACCTAGAGGGCTAACAAGCCCATCGAAAATAGCTCGCCTTTGAGGTATTTAAACCTTGGCTTGAGCCTCTCGGTGGGCTATTTTCATTGGAGAAAATCGACTACGTTACTAACTACTGAGTCGACGTCCAGGCCGTGCTTTTGCCACAGCTCGACCATTGAGCCAGACTCACCAAACATGTCATTGGCACCAATCCGTTTCATTTTCACCGGCAATTGTTCACTGAGTAGTTCCGCCACACTTGAGCCAAACCCGCCAGCAATCTGCCCTTCTTCTGCCGTCACCATACAGCCGCATTTTTGGGCGGCGCTCAGCACTGCTGCCTCATCCAACGGCTTGATGGTCGGGAAATGAATAACCTCCGCCTGGATGCTATGCTGATTTGCCAGTATTTCCGCTGCCAGAAGCAATTGATAGGTCATCGTGCCAGTGCCCAGCAACGCCACGTCTTTTCCTTCGCGCAACACGTAAGCTTTGCCAATTTCAAAATTATCATACCCGAGAAACAGTGGCATATCAGCCCGCGGCAACCGCACATAATTTGGCCGCGAATCAGCCACCATCGCCGCCGCCATCAGCTCCGCCTCGTGCGCGTCGCCCGGCGCCAGCACCACCATGTTTGGTAAGCTCCGCATCAGCGCGATATCCTCCAGCATTTGGTGGGTCGCACCATCTGGACCCACGTTCAGCCCTGCATGTGAACCGACCACCTTGACCGGCTGATTATTTAAACAAATCGTCGTCCGAATCTGTTCCCAGTTGCGGCCCGGACTAAACGAAGCGTAGCTAGCGGCAAACGGGATGTTGCCCATGGCTGCTAGCCCAGACGCCACCGTCACTAAATTTTGTTCCGCCACACCAACTTCAATGAGTCTCGGCGCACCGATATGCTGAGCAAATTTACCAAAGCCGACACTTCCTACCAAGTCTGCACTAAGCGCCACGACGCGGTCATCCTGCTTGGCCAGTGCAACCAAACCATCACCAAAGCCACCTCGCACCGAAGCATACGTGGGCGTTTGCCAGTCACCACGCAGATACATCATTTCCTATCCTCCAACTGAGCCAGCGCTCGCTGTGCTTCCTCGGCAGTGGGAACTTTCCCGTGCCAATGATAATCGCCTTCCATAAAATTGACCCCCTTGCCTGGTATGGTGTGGGCAATGATGACACTTGGTCTATCCGTCACAGCGCGAGCCATACTCATGGCCTCACAGATACTCTCCATATTGTGCCCATCAATCTCCTGAACGTGCCAGCCAAAACTGCGCCATTTGCCTCGCAAATCTTCCAGCGGCATGACGTCCTCGGTGCTACCGCCAATTTGAATATTGTTACGATCAATAATACCGATGAGATTACCTAATTTATATTTACTGGCAAACATTGCCGCTTCCCAAATATTACCCTCGTCCAATTCACCATCACCCATCAGACAATAAACAAATCGCTTAGGCTGAGGATGTAGGTACCGTAAATGGTAGGCCATGCCCGAAGCTTGGCTCAAGCCCGAGCCTAATGGTCCACTGGTTGTTTCAACACCGGGCAGCACTTGACGTTCTGGGTGTCCTTGCAGTCGAGAGCCAAACCGCCTGAGTGTCGCCAATTCTGACTTGGGAAAGAAGCCGCGCTCCGCCAAGATTGCGTACAGCACTGGCGCACAGTGACCATTACTCATCACGAACAGGTCTCGTTCGACCCAATCGGGGTTCTCCGGGCTGACGTGAAGCACGGCAAAATACAAGGCTGTCATGATGTC contains the following coding sequences:
- a CDS encoding transketolase family protein, which translates into the protein MMYLRGDWQTPTYASVRGGFGDGLVALAKQDDRVVALSADLVGSVGFGKFAQHIGAPRLIEVGVAEQNLVTVASGLAAMGNIPFAASYASFSPGRNWEQIRTTICLNNQPVKVVGSHAGLNVGPDGATHQMLEDIALMRSLPNMVVLAPGDAHEAELMAAAMVADSRPNYVRLPRADMPLFLGYDNFEIGKAYVLREGKDVALLGTGTMTYQLLLAAEILANQHSIQAEVIHFPTIKPLDEAAVLSAAQKCGCMVTAEEGQIAGGFGSSVAELLSEQLPVKMKRIGANDMFGESGSMVELWQKHGLDVDSVVSNVVDFLQ
- a CDS encoding TIGR00730 family Rossman fold protein, whose translation is MTDKKDLVCIPREIELQAAMFRLGNINEEIQKGYDILKKYHKTVTFFGSARTCPDSPYYQAAKEASERLASLGYAVVSGGGHGIMGAANEGANKAVQKGARAAGGESIAFNIKLPHEQDLNEYATESFEFQHFAPRKIVMTMYADAYIYFPGGFGTLDELAEILTLIQTQKTNRVPVILFDTAFWSDLDAFFRDHMLAESAIVKEDLDIYTITDSVDEIIDIVTANKTYCDH
- the argH gene encoding argininosuccinate lyase gives rise to the protein MASKLWQSTATGSLHPLVETYTVGDDQVLDQHLLGHDITATKAHAHMLEKIGVLTSDEYQQLAAALDELLNEWKTGAFTLTSEHEDGHTAIELYLTEKLGPIGKKVHTGRSRNDQALVMMRLFIKTELEAVAKKLEAVAQAYAGKIAVIGQTEMPGYTHTQKAMPTTVSMWLGSYHDAFHDLQQLVAHSITAIDQNPLGSAAGFGVTLPLDRQMTTSELGFAKVQENPMYCGLSRGVFELIAVQALNPIMVFAGKFAEDMLLFTSQEFNYFKLPVTMTTGSSIMPHKRNYDVFEIMRATAHAYPNYALQLQAISTGAGSGYHRDLQLTKKITMDAFTSALDTLEVLTLCVSELEANTDRLAEAMTDELYTVAKINELVEKGVPFRDAYQQVKQSFLGE
- a CDS encoding carbohydrate kinase family protein — protein: MAKIITIGAAVQDVFLSHSPALAPVCESPERCFQRLELGSKIDVNQIHFSTGGGATNAAVTFARQGHQTQFMGVVGRDPAGQAVLDALDSESVGTQLVKFSDKYNTGYSVMLLAPNGERTILTYRGASTHYHPSDFSLENVQADWLYVSNLAGQMQTLSKLFTQARERGIKICFNPGKKELAQRELLLGLLQDVDILTVNKEEMQQLVEGSDLESLIRHGLYLVPTLLVTDGANGSMASDGKTIVRAGMYEDVPAIDRTGAGDAFASGFLSRWAEGGSLRESVIFGSANSSAVVAKISAKAGILYKGTSLHEMPLQERSI
- a CDS encoding transketolase — encoded protein: MQPNVTHKQLEQHTASVRRSIITMLEQAGSGHTAGALGLADIMTALYFAVLHVSPENPDWVERDLFVMSNGHCAPVLYAILAERGFFPKSELATLRRFGSRLQGHPERQVLPGVETTSGPLGSGLSQASGMAYHLRYLHPQPKRFVYCLMGDGELDEGNIWEAAMFASKYKLGNLIGIIDRNNIQIGGSTEDVMPLEDLRGKWRSFGWHVQEIDGHNMESICEAMSMARAVTDRPSVIIAHTIPGKGVNFMEGDYHWHGKVPTAEEAQRALAQLEDRK
- a CDS encoding class II fructose-bisphosphate aldolase is translated as MGLSISEIRQNTTRARHLMQRTRAQHFAVGAFNIDNQETLIAVARAAQKLQSPVLVEVSDAEVKAMGLENVRDLVDNYKAEYGIEMYLNLDHGPTVEGCKRAIDAGYEFVHIDISQANHDASDEEIIAKTREVVEYAKFTGALVESEPHYFGGSSNVHTEAIDYEEIKKTFSTPDGARAFVEATGVDTFAAAVGNLHGKYPVPKVLDLELLARIREALHCQISLHGGSGTPLHYFEDAAKIGVSKININSDMRYAFRTTLEKTLRENPNEYAIVKLMPEVYLAVQKVVEEKIMAFGSSGRAVI